One Etheostoma spectabile isolate EspeVRDwgs_2016 chromosome 12, UIUC_Espe_1.0, whole genome shotgun sequence genomic window carries:
- the and2 gene encoding actinodin2, whose protein sequence is MSLVGRPSTSLIHTGFLLAMVLLPEFLGAVPVEKYREGEVPAVSDDVNTESMDSLKTLVRNRRNAPILAVPQFKRLPDFWGWYKYFMDTHNQEGVEDLDRLYMAYLQNKHRSEEGPTFNHYLKHLSEIYKSCADSEDPECISESTSKPKAAMVMPAPIKSAAVRMCNPYLDPYCLFPLLPKAAPHPEPAPAKVPAPILTPMLPTPLKSPTGFYYYAPILEPFLSANQRSELLRICNSEDVECLQYHLRAAYGYRPALGPPPSYAALKCDPKDPYCRPPLVQKAPTGFYHLLYPSCDPAVDPLCVTNAAVSAPLAADGSPKEQNCNPLFDGGCNPLTATKLSGLTKPVLEYAPNDEPAPPASPLACDPRYDPFCILAAAAALRRPAPQIPEHQVRYKLGIHGKTKEGYDCYVHYDKDCTPVKSGPKAKADIMAPAKPFCHPFDPKCGKFASSSDVEAPKPGKDGIILPDPDCDPEYDYNCRLRRPKPATVADEPAAAEDMAADEPAKEVPVQRFEDFLRGIMNQHQ, encoded by the exons AGTTTCTGGGGGCGGTTCCAGTGGAGAAGTACAGGGAGGGGGAAG TGCCTGCAGTGTCTGATGATGTGAACACTGAGAGCATGGACAGCCTGAAGACGCTGGTTCGCAACAGAAGGAATGCTCCCATCTTGGCTGTGCCCCAGTTCAAACGCCTGCCTGACTTTTGGGGATGGTACAAGTACTTCATGGACACCCACAACCAGGAGGGA GTTGAGGATCTGGATCGTCTGTACATGGCCTACCTGCAGAACAAGCACAGGTCAGAGGAGGGCCCAACTTTCAACCACTACCTCAAGCACCTCAGTGAAATCTACAAGTCTTGTGCCGATTCCGAAGATCCGGAGTGCATCTCTGAGTCTACCAGCAAGCCAAAGGCTGCAATGGTGATGCCCGCCCCCATCAAGTCTGCTGCCGTCAGGATGTGCAATCCTTACCTCGACCCCTACTGcctctttcccctcctcccAAAAGCTGCCCCACACCCTGAGCCAGCTCCAGCCAAGGTCCCAGCCCCCATCCTCACCCCTATGTTGCCCACCCCCCTGAAGAGCCCCACTGGCTTCTACTACTATGCCCCCATCTTGGAGCCCTTCCTGAGCGCTAATCAGAGGTCTGAGCTGCTGAGGATCTGCAACTCTGAAGATGTGGAGTGTCTGCAGTATCACCTGAGGGCCGCTTATGGCTACCGCCCAGCACTTGGCCCACCCCCATCCTACGCCGCCCTTAAATGTGACCCCAAGGACCCCTACTGCAGGCCCCCCCTGGTCCAAAAAGCCCCCACTGGCTTCTACCACCTGCTCTACCCCAGCTGTGATCCAGCAGTTGATCCTCTGTGTGTGACCAACGCTGCTGTTTCTGCTCCCCTTGCTGCAGATGGGTCCCCTAAAGAGCAAAACTGCAACCCTCTCTTTGACGGTGGCTGCAACCCCCTGACCGCCACCAAGCTGTCCGGCCTCACCAAGCCCGTTCTGGAATACGCCCCCAATGATGAGCCAGCACCTCCTGCTTCTCCTCTGGCCTGCGACCCTCGCTATGACCCATTCTGCATACTGGCAGCTGCCGCTGCCCTGCGCAGGCCCGCTCCACAGATCCCCGAGCACCAG GTCCGCTACAAGCTTGGCATCCACGGCAAGACCAAAGAGGGCTACGACTGCTATGTGCACTATGACAAAGACTGCACCCCGGTGAAGTCTGGCCCCAAGGCCAAGGCCGACATCATGGCTCCAGCCAAGCCCTTCTGCCATCCGTTTGACCCCAAATGCGGAAAGTTCGCTTCATCCTCCGACGTCGAGGCCCCGAAGCCAGGCAAGGATGGCATAATCCTGCCCGACCCAGACTGCGACCCTGAGTACGACTACAACTGCCGCCTGCGTCGCCCCAAGCCCGCCACTGTTGCTGATGAGCCCGCAGCTGCTGAGGATATGGCTGCAGATGAGCCCGCTAAGGAGGTTCCTGTCCAACGCTTCGAAGACTTCCTCAGGGGCATCATGAACCAGCACCAGTAG